GCTTGGATTGGTAACCAATTTTCAGTGATCATATGAGTaaatacttctatttttttcagttacCTTATTCATGTAATTTTGAGGTATGCAGTCAAATTCATTGTATAATTAGAAGTTGAACATACAGGCCTGCAAATAGTTATTACTCTATTACTTGATTTTCTTGTATCAATCAGTTTTCTGGTGGCAGCCTACTCAGATTGCTCATTGGGGAGCATATGCCTGAAATTTTGCATTGTGCATGTTACTGCTTATATACCCCAAACAAGTTTCAAAATTGATTTAGATAAATTTTGGTGTACACAGTATTGCAGCTGTGCCTAAGTGACTTTAAGATAGGAAGCCAGGTTGAAACAAGcccttcttttatttctgtggagTCCTTTCTGACTTTATTATGCAGTAAATTACTGTCATCACAAAACTGTTTAGAAATATGCTTTTAGTCAACTTTGCTTTTCAAGGTAATGGGGAAGAAAGTGAAGGAGGATCCCAGAGGAGCAAAAACCCAGTGTTGCAGATTGTGGCTCCACACAATCAGCTCAGGTTCAGCTGCATCCAGGGAAGACAAACATCTCACAGTGTCATGAggtggaggaggcagagcagggacaccagagctattctgcaggagccaggttgtcctggctctgcctggttTAAGCCAGCACTGACAAATTCCACTGACTTCCTGGCTGTGGGCTCAGTGGCTCTGGCTGTTGCCTGCATGAACAGAGGTGTTGTGCCAAGCAGTCCTGGAAGCAAACAGAGCTGTGTTGGTGCTTTGTGAACTTAACAGGATTTTGGAGTCTGCCTGGCTCCATTGAGAGTTCACTTTACCAGGTCTGAACTGTGAGACTGCTTGTAGCTGTGCTGTTGTTGCAATAATTGTCCTGCTTTTGTTAATATGGATCTCTTCATTCTTAGTCATTGCTGTATAGAAaccttcttttgtattccaGAGCATTAAAATGTTGAATTCTCATTCCTGGCTTTCCATAAACTGATAGGcatgggagggaggaagaaggaataAAAGCTCAAATATGGTCTTTTCCCTGTTATTGCAGGAGCTCTGACAGCTCTTTCTGTCTGTTTTTAGGTGTGTGTGGGGGTGAGTTCAGCATCTTACGATCCCCCCAGTCAGTTGCTTTCCGAGACGGGAGTTGGCCGATCCCGGGCGAGCGGATCCCAGACGTTGCTGCACTCACCATGGGCTTTTCTGTTGAAGAAGTATGTTCCAGGTCTTGATTGGGAAATGCCTCTAAGCTACAGACCTGCTCACTCATGACACTTCTGTCATGTGCTGGAATACATAAAATACTGCCCTCTTTGTCTTGAAGGATGCATGACTTGACAGAGGTGGCTtccaggacagagctgtgtgggtcaTGTGAGCGGCCAGAAGCTGTGCTAGCTGGCTAATTTGAGTCACCAGCTGTAAAAGGAAgcctgcagaggctgctcctcaGTTCCTCTAAGATGTAGCTGTGTGCTGTATCCCCCCATCCATGGTCACAAACTGATAATCTGTGGGACCACTGTCACTTCTTGCACACAAGCTCTCTGTAGGGCTCTGCTCCTGAGTAATCTGAAGACTGAGAAATGGCTTGGCAAGGCAGGTTTTTTGTCAGGTCAGCAAGTTGTCTGCTGAGTTCTAACTCTTTAGAACATGTTGGTTACTTAGGAAATAATCCAAAGCCTTGGAAACATGATTTGTGGTAGTATTTCTCCACATTAAGTATTCAGATATAACTTTAGCAATGTTTAAAGTGGGGCACATGAACAGGAGCACTTGGATTGATTCCATCTTGCCTACTGAATTTTTTTGCTGGGCTTCAGCAGATGATGAGTGGCTGTTGAAGCAGCAGATAAATGTGTAATAGCCAGATATCtttggcagtgtctgtgtgcagCCAGATACTGAAATCTGCAGCCTGAGGGATTCTTACAGTGCTGGAGAGTGCAGCCAGCTCTCATTTCTTCCATACATCAGCTAAGAAGGAGGTTTGATAAGGCTGGTTTGAATGCAAGGCTGCTTAGCCTGTATTTTAGAATTTGAAAATACATTGCTGTcaattaattctgcttttttttgtcAACAAACTAGTAACAAACTTGTATTAGTAGTATGACTAAGGAGTAAATGTTGATTATTTTATCTGGAAAAACCAATATATTGAATGGCATTGTGTATGTTGCATATAAAGACACCCAGAAAAACAGTGGAGTTTGGCCTGTTCTGTCCATTTGGCATCCTGGTCATCCAGGGATAAGTCATGGGTATCATGTAAGAAAGTGTTCCAGTACTCACTCAGTGCCTTTGCCACAGCTTGGGATTCAATTGTTGCAATGGGTCTGTAGCATCCTTTAGAAACATTTCTGTTACTATTAATTCAAATCCTagaagcaggcagggaaggaagtGTTTGAATGATTATTCAGTTCAGCCCTGGAACTGAGAGTTCCTGAAAGCTATCCCTAAGGCAGAGGTCACTGTGTGCAGCTTCCAGCCCTGGTGAGGAGAATACTGCAAAGCCCAGACACTTCTTTTGCTGCTCACATCAAAGCTGTAGTCCAGGAACATAAACTGACAGTGCAGCAAGGCCAGAGAATTTGTAATTCTTAGTGCATTACATTGGGAATTCTCAGAAAGAGTCATTCAATATTCTTCCCttgttaaaggaaaacaaaactaaacccCATTTTTGTCCTTGATGATGCTTTAAAGGGTTTTTCCATTGTTTCTGTGAGGTGATACAAATCATAATGTCAAtgacatttttctaaaatgcaatTAACTtgactttcaaaaaaaaaaaaaaaaaggcagttacATCATTTACACAAACggggaaatctgggaaatcTGTTTGCCTTTATTCCAGACAGCTGCATTTGCATTTTGTGCCTGAATAAACCAGTAACCAGTCAGTAGCCTCCATTATGCTCTGACTGATTTGTAATTGTAGTAAGCTACAAGAAATATTAAGTTCAGCCTTCACTTACTAAATACAGACTAAagtatttataatttaattatGGGAAATAATTCCTCATGTATCCATTGTATATAATGTTTTCTTAGGGTAGACCTTGCTATGAAGTTACTGGCAGCTTTTAAACTAACAGTTCCTTCATGGTTGACTGGAGGCGTTACTCAAAATGAAAGCAGTGTAGTATTAACTTACTTCCCCATGAAATTTCCAATAGGCTGTCCTGCACAGAGGCATTAACAGGATAATAagttgttttgctttaaaattggGAAGAACTCTTCTCTTTGCCTGTGAAATACaactttttttgttattttgtgcTAGGACCTCCCCTGGCCTGGGCTGGGCGTGGGTGATCTGTTTCACCGGCCCCAAGCCACTGTGCTGGTGACCGTGAAGGGCGTGGACAAGTTGCCTGTGAAAGGGTTTTCTTACCCCATTGAGAATGTGAGTATCCACGTTTGGAACTGTCACCTGATTCCTGGGACTCCTGTGGTCTAATGACAAGTACATGATTCTCTGCTGTAGTCCCTGATGTTCACTTATTTCCTGCTTCACTTGAAGTTTGCATATCCCCATAACTCCTGGATCAATAACCTGGTCAGGATTCTGTATAAGGTACAAGGCCCTTGAGACCACTCAGAGCTTCCTGTGTTGAGTTCAGTTCAACATGCTCTGCTTGAAAGACAGCTAATTTTAATGTTTGTACCAATCCACTTCTTCCCATGGTaacttaatattttaaaatcagaattgtTAAGCTTTTTGCTTCAGCTGAGTGTGTGATAACATTTTATATGGAGTTGATTTTTTGATGTACTGTATTGCTCTATAAGTGGTCTTTTGAGTTTTCCTCAAGTACTTGACTGTGAAATACAGCACTTTAGAAACTCCATCCCATTATATTgaatcaaaagaaaacaacacacATTACATTTACCTATCACTGTCTATTTTTGCTAAGGCTTCTCAGGCTTCTTACAGCAACAGAGAATCCattaggttggaagggagctctggagctcaTCTCAGCCTGATCAAGCAGGATCAGCCAGAGCAGGCTGACAGCACTGAGTTCAGTCAGGACATGAGCATCTCCACAAATGGAGACTCCATGACCTCTGGGCTACCTCTGCCAGTATTTGACCACCCTTGGAGTAAAAAACTCTGTTCTTGTGTTAAAATTTTCTGGGTTTAAATCTATGCTGTTGCCTCTTCTGTCATAGGATACTTGTAGTGAATGGAAATGTGCCattctgtgtctttttttaataaaacccaCAATTAAGTGTTTAAAAAACTAACAGTTCTATTAGTGTGCCAGTAATGGAACTATACTGTGCCATTCTGtgtcttttttaataaaacccaCAACTAAGTGTTTAGAAAACTAACAGTTCTATTAGTGTGCCAGTAATGGCACTATACTGTGCTAGCATTTCTTCTATTTTAGTAGGTTTTTTTATAAGtgtctttttctgtttcagcagtTGGTCTTTCTGCTGGTATATTTTCACCCATCAGTTTTTTGTGGTTCATAACTTTCCATTTGCAGTGAGATTGTTTCCCTTTTGCATTGTTCTATATTTGTTGGTCTTGTTTTACTGATAAACAAGGCTATACTCTAAGCCTAAATAATCCTCTTAGTTCACAGTCATGGTCCCTTGGAGTTCTTCAGTGTATATTGTATCTGCCACTTAAATAAAATGTCTGTTCATAGATACACAGgtgatgttttgttttgcacATGGGTTCTTATTACTTATTATCACTTTGGAAATGTGCatccctttatttttctttcttaattagGATCAGTGGCCCCTGTTTAACCCAGAAGTCTGACTTTGTCTTCCAGGCTGTTCCTTTCAGTCTGGACAGTGTTGCAAATGCCATCCATACTCTGTTTTCTGAGGAGACGCccgtggtgctgcagctggcccCCAGTGAGGAGGTGAGTATTGCTTCACTCCTGGTTCCACGTGTCCCAAATAGGGAATGCTCTTTCCATTTGTGTGGCTGGAGCAAACCAAATTGATCACATGAAATTCTGGACTGGAGATTGCAAGGGTGGTTGGTTGTTAGTGTGTGGCTGGAGGAActgagcaggaggctgtgctgtCAGTAACCATGGCTGTTCCTGCAGAGGGTGTACATGGTGGGCAAGGCCAACGCCGTGTTTGAGGATCTCTCTGTCACCCTGCGCCAGCTGCGCAACCGCCTCTTCCAGGACagctccatcctcagctccctccctctCAACTCACTCAGCAGGAACAACGAGGTAAAGCACACTCATCAGTGGGAACTTctatgggcttttttttctaatattcttAGTTAGCTtgtgcttttctcctttcctgctttttcttccccttttctttgCCTAGGAGCCCactcctaattttttcctaactGAATTAACTAAgttcaaacatttttttctaagtaACTTTATTGAAAGAGTTATTTCCTTCTAGCATGTTCTGATGTTGTAGCGGACAactgttataaaatatttgcaacaAAACAAGGCTTCCCTAACTTGGGTTTCATCAAAGGAAATACTTGTCTCTGCCTCTTCCCTCAGGTTGACTTGCTTTTTCTGTCAGAACTTCAAGTCCTACATGATATTGCAAACCTGGTAAGGtgttttgaaacattttcaCCTGTCTTGTGTTACAAACTTCAGAGATCTTTAAAGTATAGAAGCCATAGCCGGATACATGGCAACCAGTGATACATGATTCTAGTGTGTCATCAGCTGGTTCCATCAGCTGAAATAATGCATTCTATTTGTACCAGCCCCATCACTGCAATTGTGAATGAGAACCTTAATCACCTGTGGTTTTCTTCTATGTTATGTTTGGTCAGAAGGGGGGCAATTCTGAAATACTCAATGAAGAATTtgctggggctttttttggtgtCTAAGAGAAGTATAGTGGTAGTTAAGAACATGTTCTTTGCCCCGTCCACCATTTTACTTCAGAATATCACTTTGTCTGAAATGACTGGAGTGACTTTGTTGCCATGAATAGTGATGGTGGTAGAAATGCTCCAGTGGAGGGGTGAGCTTTTAATTCTGAGGATCTTTTTACTAAGAAGCTGCTGTCTTGTTGCTCTGTTTTAGGGTTTGTTTTAGTGGGTCAGTGGTGTGTGGgtctttttgtttcattttggtttggttttttatgtgTGTCCTTTAAGCTGCAGCTCTTAACTACTGAAGTGAAAAAATTGTGAAGAAACTCAAAAATTCATATTAGGTAAAGGGCTAGTGGAGAGCAATGGTGCTCTTGAGAAAATGAGGTAGAAcaacttggttttgttttgcaggcTAGAAATGCTGCAGTTTAAGTAGTTGGGAAGATGGGATtaaattctttgttttcagagGCTGTTGTCTTGTGCAGGCAAATATCAGTGCTGCATCTTCTCACCTGCAGAAATGCAAGAATGTCACTACTCTCCTTTGAGATAATTTGGATTGTATTAGTTGGATTTTCTGAATATTGGATGATACTTCTTAATAAACTACTTTTGTGCATGGACAACACAAGGTAGAAGTTGCAACCTACTGAACTTTGCAAGGGCCAGCTTCGAACAAGAAATTGCTAGCATCTAAGTCTTGTAGttatgtatttttgttttctctgagttttattttcatGGCAATTACAGAACAAAGATTCTGATGTCAATAAGtattctatttctttttagtACAGCTCTCTATTATGTTGATATAACTTCATGTTAGGAACAGATGCTATATAATGATCATCTGCTTTCTGCTGtagagttaaaaaaagaaacaattatgGACATCTTCTAGTTAAGTTGGCAAGAATTCCATTTCCTGATGATGGAATATGACTGTAAAAAGTGAGACAGGATTAGTCCAAGTAAATTGACTTTGTGCAATGTGTTTTTAAAGTAACCTGTGTATGAGTTAATTTCTTTCTGCCCTCAATGTTGTGCCCAAGCTGTCTCGACACAAGCACTTAGCCAAAGATCACTCTCCAGACCTTTATTCCCTGGAACTCTCTGGTTTGGAAGAGATTGGGAAACGATATGGGGAAGACTCTCAGCAGTTCAAGGATGCTTCTCAAATTCTTGTAGACTCTTTGCAAAAGGTATATTGTCTACCTAATGAACAAAACTCATGGTAATACtaagcaaataatttttattttaactacAAAGAAAGTAACTTCATTAGTGTTGGTTTGCCTAATGcttgattttgtttggtttttaaaatgctgttgttTAGTTATAAAATTGAATGTTACAATTTGCCTCTCTACAATGTGTTTAGATATTTTGAATAAAGGAGTAGGGGTGTATTGAAACCTTGTATCAATAGGACTTGATATGTTTGTATTTCTTAAACAAACACCTTGCATTTGAAAGCACCAGAATGTCTCACAAAAAGAGGCTCTTGGAAATCAGGAAATATCATTATCCCAAGATTCAGTGGTTAGTTTACCCTTGCCCACAAAGCTATGTAAATGTAAATTTCTAAGACTTTAAAATAACTGCTGTTCATCCATCAGTGTGCTCAAGAAAGTAATTCTTCATTACATAATCATTAGTTAAATTTTTATTAAGATCAGTCACTTTTGAGAGCTTCCAAAGTGTGAtgaaaaattcaaaaccatcaatTTGTTAAGCCAAGTGCTTGTCTTCTCTAAGCATTGCTCTTTGGCCTCTTTGACCTtaagcaaatatatttaaatattagaCATTTTAGCATTTGATTAAAATATTCAGGTTCATAGTTTCCCAGTGGGAGTTTGAGAACCTGAATATTTTGTTGGAACTGACAGACACACAATTAGGAATGATGTGGGGATGGGCCTTTTGTGAAAGAGATAACAGAGTAAGTTTGAGGCCAGAAAGCAGGCATAAGCCACAGTCTGCTGAACAGTGACTGGGGGTTTGGAAGGGCCTTGGAAACCAGGGGAAGTCTGACACTTAGTGAAATTCTAAAATAGTATAAACTTTTATAGATTTCCATAATTATTCCTGAAGCTGACATCTTTTATTTTACTACGTCTTGCTAACAAAACTCTGCTTAATTCCTGGCTACAGTCTAGGCTTTGAATTAAAccaccttttcttttccagtttgcAGATGAGATGTTTAATCTGTATGGTGGGAATGCAGTAGTAGAAGTGGTGGCTGTGAAGGAGTTTAACTCTCCCCTCTCAAGGAAGACTCGCTCAATTCTCCAGGCTTCACAGGTAGTAGAGCCACATTTTTCTACATCTcatttattaaaagtgatccAAAGTGTATCAGTTCACCTGAGATTAACTCCTTTTTAAGGACTAAAATACTATGGCTTAGGTGTGGGTGCAGCTTAGTTACTTGTCTTGCTCTTCACTTTGTCATTCAGTAACTTCACCTGAGGAGGCCTCTGgaggtcatccagtccaacctaCTGCTCAAAGCAGGACTAATTTAGAAGCTAGATCAAGTTGTTCAGGTTCTTGTCCGGCCAAGTTCTTGGAAAGTCCATCCCTGGAAGTCCCACAGCCTCTCTTGCTCCAAAGCATTAACCACTTTCATGGTGAAAACTCTTTCCCTTATGCCTTGTAAGAACTTGCCTTTCTGTGTTGCACTCTCCCCAGTGCAGGCAAGTCCTCCCAGCTGTAGGAAAACATCTTTTCCTTGGTCCTGTGTCATTCCAGAGGCACTGCTGCCTCCTATTCCCCTTgtcctccaggagctccagtccctctctgcagctgcccagctgctcagtgcccagcctgtgctgtcaCCTGGGTTGTTCTGCCCCAGGTTCAGGACTTtggatttcattttcctgtcacATTCTTCTTTTGGATT
The sequence above is a segment of the Haemorhous mexicanus isolate bHaeMex1 chromosome 2, bHaeMex1.pri, whole genome shotgun sequence genome. Coding sequences within it:
- the ATP6AP2 gene encoding renin receptor, which translates into the protein MADMGRRGGASRALGLAALVAAACVAGVCGGEFSILRSPQSVAFRDGSWPIPGERIPDVAALTMGFSVEEDLPWPGLGVGDLFHRPQATVLVTVKGVDKLPVKGFSYPIENAVPFSLDSVANAIHTLFSEETPVVLQLAPSEERVYMVGKANAVFEDLSVTLRQLRNRLFQDSSILSSLPLNSLSRNNEVDLLFLSELQVLHDIANLLSRHKHLAKDHSPDLYSLELSGLEEIGKRYGEDSQQFKDASQILVDSLQKFADEMFNLYGGNAVVEVVAVKEFNSPLSRKTRSILQASQSKNENPYNLAYPYNYDYSVIFNIVLWMMIGLALAVIVISYNLWNMDPGYDSIIYRMTNQKIRMD